The following proteins are co-located in the Ailuropoda melanoleuca isolate Jingjing chromosome 13, ASM200744v2, whole genome shotgun sequence genome:
- the ID1 gene encoding DNA-binding protein inhibitor ID-1: MKVASGSAAAAAGPSCALKAGKTAGGAGEVVRCLSEQSVAISRCAGGAGARLPALLDEQQVNVLLYDMNGCYSRLKELVPTLPQNRKVSRVEILQHVIDYIWDLELELNSESQVGTPGGRGLPARAPLSTLNGEISALAAEAACVPADDRILCR, from the exons ATGAAGGTCGCCAGTGGCAGTGCCGCGGCCGCCGCGGGCCCCAGCTGCGCGCTGAAGGCCGGCAAGACGGCAGGCGGTGCGGGCGAAGTGGTGCGCTGTCTGTCGGAGCAGAGCGTAGCCATCTCGCGCTGCGCGGGGGGCGCCGGGGCGCGCCTGCCGGCCCTGCTCGACGAGCAGCAGGTGAACGTGCTACTCTACGACATGAACGGCTGCTACTCGCGCCTCAAGGAGCtggtccccaccctgccccaaaaCCGCAAGGTGAGCCGGGTGGAGATCCTCCAGCACGTCATCGACTACATCTGGGACCTGGAGTTGGAGCTGAACTCGGAATCCCAAGTCGGGACCCCCGGAGGCCGGGGGCTCCCTGCCCGGGCTCCGCTCAGCACCCTCAACGGCGAGATCAGCGCCCTGGCGGCCGAG GCAGCATGTGTTCCGGCGGACGATCGCATCTTGTGTCGCTGA